In the Oryzias latipes chromosome 9, ASM223467v1 genome, one interval contains:
- the LOC101164067 gene encoding uncharacterized protein C9orf172 homolog: MTRTHPPDILASTLYQDIALNPYQDNCITLHSSKQCDLKMIDKSEIINKRHCRSFDFIESLDDPQPFSSSMEYPNKRSEHQNFNKDLWNGLDRPGHLRFSSPDLFNTKHYQQNSARDKTSYLTWSDSKRRSRSQSAPRIKSTLTPVPITVSSPGDRKGKDGSATADASRSSETSRESSNRAFLNEVHPIKLQPHSPLYVSDCFVEEKPEKPAVSPHVRCRVDIKPDAAVLQHTLRQVPKTQTEHLWQRHSQASSRGGLYVPRQFVSSPTPTPSECYSGDFRHGYHYSSRMSPIPYQHVDAHRISSPTVPYLSQEQRAFSNPNIPTKFFYTEDPVRYTVHPHSRAYFQDDRSSLTSFGSTMTSQYDPSARWVQTLPVRSYYSDHRTNREPALSVYSRPNPAGEAGTYFSPTPLSRACYGEENRFYPYHVSGSRFYPKSISSPEEQYFSQRMYHTEGRHRPRFSHAFSDDWYRSSISGYSNHSSHSTPLSGKQDISVAPWFTNSCTDTSRLGTDVKNQSKSWDNILYPRHEREQTVPRGRSYENLFYQAGHRESSDATSKPVILNLSSSPRRYAALSLSENSLDRGSSNHWRNTRSQHWFVTPEITITDNDICAENSKRCEVHSVSWNTVGSEKTATQKQLSNTTDITKERKHNNFSLQQSLEQLDELLADLVVDYKPPTTQKSNESLLDHLKQLITEDDDKEKEGSGLENLECLNTHLPSSKSSPDTIKDPDSGCDALQRSAEECSPDHSTDEDEIMVCGNKKCNQSENMFNACLYFKSCHSCYTFYCSRNCRRDDWETHKETCLYGRVSSVCRHTLKFCRENSEIHKAFSRLAKAGYLSRGRGVLFLGFANPETADHFLQVGLESLLISPTYLSLRELDGFRDNLGEYCKELQQAGKEYDPNECFLLNVSIAVGELVPNRPSPRLQAPTVRKYAKVSLASSSPDKKVLKKDAEMETLILTPPPGTPDIDKEGEEGRKAREVCFVNIQRELRTRGVFLRHEYPKIYNQLCEFVETNKRFTPTTIYPIDKRTGKQFMCMIMAASEPRTLDWLGTPHLLDDIM; the protein is encoded by the coding sequence ATGACAAGGACACATCCCCCTGATATACTGGCTTCAACTCTGTATCAGGATATTGCACTAAACCCTTACCAAGACAATTGTATTACTCTCCATTCCTCAAAGCAATGTGACTTGAAAATGATTGACAAATCGGAGATCATTAACAAAAGACACTGCCGCAGTTTTGACTTTATCGAGTCACTGGATGATCCACAACCTTTCTCCTCCTCGATGGAGTACCCCAACAAGAGGTCTGAGCATCAAAACTTTAACAAAGATCTCTGGAACGGATTGGATCGGCCAGGACATCTTCGTTTTTCGTCTCCTGATCTTTTTAACACCAAACATTACCAGCAGAACAGTGCTCGAGACAAGACCAGCTATCTCACGTGGTCAGATTCCAAAAGGAGATCAAGATCTCAAAGTGCTCCCAGGATTAAATCTACTCTAACACCTGTACCCATCACTGTATCTTCACCAGGAGACAGGAAGGGGAAGGATGGCTCTGCCACAGCAGATGCCTCAAGGTCATCTGAGACATCACGAGAATCTTCAAATAGAGCTTTCTTGAATGAGGTGCACCCTATCAAACTGCAGCCTCACTCCCCTCtgtatgtttctgactgttttgtagAGGAAAAACCAGAAAAACCAGCTGTGAGTCCTCATGTTAGATGCCGTGTTGACATCAAACCAGATGCAGCTGTGCTGCAGCACACTTTGAGACAAGTTCCCAAAACACAGACTGAACATCTTTGGCAAAGACATTCTCAGGCCAGTAGCAGGGGAGGTTTGTATGTACCACGCCAGTTTGTGTCCTCACCAACACCCACTCCGAGTGAATGCTACAGTGGAGATTTTAGACATGGATATCACTATAGCAGCAGAATGTCTCCTATCCCTTACCAGCATGTAGATGCGCACAGAATATCATCCCCAACGGTACCATACCTGAGTCAAGAGCAAAGAGCTTTCTCAAATCCCAACATACCAACTAAGTTTTTCTACACAGAGGACCCTGTTCGATACACAGTCCATCCTCACTCAAGGGCCTACTTTCAGGATGACCGCTCCAGTCTTACCAGCTTTGGTAGTACAATGACAAGTCAATATGATCCCAGTGCTCGATGGGTGCAAACGCTTCCAGTAAGGTCATATTATTCTGACCACCGTACCAACAGAGAACCAGCACTGTCAGTATACAGCAGGCCCAACCCCGCAGGTGAGGCAGGGACATATTTTTCTCCAACTCCTCTGTCTAGAGCTTGCTATGGAGAAGAGAATCGGTTCTATCCATACCATGTGAGTGGCTCTAGGTTTTATCCCAAATCAATCAGTTCTCCTGAGGAACAGTACTTTTCACAAAGGATGTATCACACAGAGGGTCGTCATCGCCCTCGTTTCTCACATGCCTTTTCAGATGACTGGTATCGTTCAAGTATATCTGGATATTCTAATCATTCCTCCCATTCCACACCGCTGAGTGGAAAGCAAGATATTAGTGTAGCTCCTTGGTTTACTAACAGCTGCACAGACACAAGTCGGCTAGGAACAGATGTGAAAAACCAGTCAAAGTCCTGGGACAATATTCTGTATCCAAGGCATGAAAGAGAGCAAACTGTGCCGCGTGGACGCAGTTATGAGAACCTATTTTACCAAGCAGGGCACAGGGAATCCTCTGATGCTACATCTAAACCTGTAATACTAAACCTTTCAAGTTCACCAAGGCGATATGCTGCTCTTTCTCTCTCAGAAAACTCGTTGGACAGGGGTTCTAGCAACCATTGGAGGAACACCAGGAGTCAGCACTGGTTTGTCACCCCAGAGATAACCATTACAGACAATGAcatttgtgcagaaaacagTAAGCGGTGTGAGGTTCACTCTGTTAGCTGGAACACTGTAGGCAGTGAGAAGACAGCGACTCAAAAGCAGCTTTCCAACACAACAGATATTACCAAAGAAAGGAAACACAACAATTTCTCCCTCCAGCAGAGTCTAGAGCAACTGGATGAACTGTTGGCTGATTTGGTTGTTGACTACAAACCACCCACTACCCAAAAGTCTAATGAAAGCCTTTTAGACCATTTAAAACAGCTGATCACCGAAGATGATGACAAAGAGAAAGAAGGGTCTGGACTTGAAAACTTAGAATGTCTGAACACACACCTCCCATCCTCAAAATCCAGTCCTGACACAATCAAAGATCCTGATAGTGGCTGTGATGCTCTACAGAGGAGCGCAGAGGAATGTTCTCCAGACCACAGCACAGACGAAGACGAAATTATGGTTTGTGGTAATAAAAAGTGTAACCAATCTGAGAATATGTTCAATGCATGCTTGTACTTTAAATCTTGTCACAGTTGCTACACCTTCTACTGCTCACGAAACTGCCGCAGGGATGACTGGGAAACCCACAAAGAAACTTGCTTGTACGGTCGCGTCAGCAGTGTCTGTCGGCACACTCTTAAATTCTGCAGAGAGAATTCGGAGATCCATAAAGCCTTTTCACGCCTTGCAAAAGCTGGCTACCTTTCCAGAGGAAGAGGTGTTCTCTTTCTAGGTTTTGCTAATCCAGAAACAGCAGATCACTTTCTGCAAGTTGGACTCGAAAGCCTCCTCATTTCTCCCACATACTTATCTCTGAGAGAGCTTGATGGCTTCAGGGACAACTTGGGTGAATACTGCAAAGAATTGCAACAGGCAGGTAAGGAATATGACCCAAATGAATGTTTCCTTCTAAATGTATCCATAGCTGTTGGTGAACTAGTGCCTAACAGACCGTCACCAAGACTCCAAGCCCCAACAGTTCGGAAATATGCAAAGGTGTCCCTAGCTTCTTCGAGTCCTGATAAAAAAGTTCTTAAAAAGGATGCTGAAATGGAAACTCTCATCCTCACTCCGCCTCCAGGCACACCGGACATTGACAAAGAAGGAGAGGAAGGACGAAAAGCCAGGGAGGTGTGCTTTGTCAACATCCAGCGTGAGCTCAGGACCAGGGGAGTGTTCCTCCGTCATGAATACCCCAAAATCTATAACCAGCTTTGTGAGTTTGTGGAGACCAACAAAAGGTTCACTCCTACCACAATTTATCCAATAGATAAGAGAACAGGGAAACAGTTTATGTGCATGATCATGGCTGCATCTGAGCCAAGGACCCTAGACTGGTTGGGTACACCTCATCTTTTGGATGATATTATGTAG